Below is a genomic region from Paenibacillus rhizovicinus.
GGAGCGGCTCGTCATTTTCCCCGATGGGCGCGTGCTCGTTCAAGGCACGGAAGATTTGGCGCGGGCGCAGTCGCTTTACGACCGGTACATCGGCTCCTAGCGCAATTTTGGCGAAAGCGCGTATATTAATCCCGGCGGCCGTTTATAATAACAGAAGCAAGCGGCCGCATTCCTTTTGATTATGGATACTGGGTATTCCATAAATGATTTGTAAAAGCCTGTAAGCTCATTGCTTTTCAAAAGTGGATATGATAAGATGGCATTAGTCATAAAAACACCTGAATTCACGTATTGAAAAGGGTTGTCATTTTGTGAATGGTACCTTTTTCAATGTGTGATTTTTTTATTTCGCAAACACGAATAAAAAGTACATGTTAATTTAATTTTGGAGGTAATTCCCCATGCAAACAGGAACAGTTAAATGGTTTAACGCTGAGAAAGGTTTCGGCTTCATCGAAGTTGAAGGCGGCAACGATGTATTCGTACACTTCTCCGCAATCGTCGGCGAAGGCTTCAAAACTCTTGACGAAGGCCAACGCGTTGAGTTCAACGTTGTTCAAGGCAACCGTGGACCACAAGCAGAAAACGTTGTAAAACTGTAGTTTTACCGTTTTCTTGAAAACAAGCCCTGCGCTTATGCGCAGGGCTTGTTTTGTTGTATGCAGACAACGGTATGAACCGTCCCGTCCCGGCATAGCATGAACCGATAACTTTAATCGCCCGCGAGAAGCAAGCTCCCGTTTCAGCTTGTACCCATTGTGGTTAATAGAAGGGTAATGCGTTGCAGTCTGCGTGGAGATGCCGGGAGGATGGGCTATGTCACTTCAGAAGGGCTTTTTTCGAGTTTGTCTAGGGATTATCGCTTTGCTGCTTATCGTGTACCTTACCGCCAAGATTAGTTTTATTTTTAAGCCATTGCTGACCATATTCAATATCTTGATCGTACCATTCATGCTGGCGGGCTTCTGCTTCTATCTGCTCCGCCCGATCGTGAGTTTCATGGTGAAGCACCGCGTGCCGAAGATGGCCGCGATCCTGTTGATTTATTTGATTGTCGCCGCTTTGCTGAGTTTGTTCGTCGGCGTGGTATGGCCGACGCTGCAGCTTCAGTTGGAGAACTTCGTGAAAGGGGCGCCGCAGTTGATCGAAGGTTTCAAAGATCAATTGAATCGTCTGCAGGACAACCGGCTGCTGTCTTCCTTTGCGGGCGACAAGACGGACCTGTCCACGAAGCTGTCGGCTTATTTGAACGACGCGATTACGGCAGCTTCCAATTACGTCTCGAGCGTCGTTTCCGTCGTGACTAATTTCGTGATCATTATCGCGACGGTACCGATCATCCTGTACTATCTGCTGAAGGAAAGCGACCATATTCCGTCATCCATTCTTCACGTCATCCCGCGGCGATACCGCAAGGACGGGCAGGATGTGCTCGCGGATATCGACGATGCGCTGAGCGGTTTCATCGTCGGCCGGGTCATTATTACATGCCTGCTCGCGATCATGCTGTATATCGGGTTTCTGATTATCGGGCTTCCGTACTCGCTGCTGCTGGCGATCGTTGCGTTCTTCCTTAATATCATCCCGTATATCGGGCAGTTCCTGGGCGCGATTCCGACGATTATCGTCGCTTTTACCGTGTCCCCGACGATGGTGTTCTGGGTGGTCGTCGTCACCGTCGCGGCGCAGCTGATCGAGAGCAACGTGCTGTCGCCGAGCATTTACGGCAGGCGGCTCGATATCCATCCGCTGACGACGATCGTGCTCTTGCTGGTGGCCGGCGATATTGCCGGGTTTCTCGGGGTTATTTTGGCGATCCCTGCCTATATGGTCGTCAAGATCATCATCGTCCGCATCTATCGGCTGTTTCTGGCGGAGAAGGTGGAAGACCTGGTCGATTGAGCAAAAAAACAAGCAGCGTGCCGCAGTTTGGGGGACGCTGCTCTTTGGCATGCCGGCCGGGACGCCGGCACATGCGTATTCAGGCGTTAATGAATGGCGCTTGAATATGATAGAATCGATAGAAGCTGATAGTTTCGTTGACGCTGGAGGGACGACAAAGATGTGGAAGAACGCTAGATTCACGGTTAGGTCCAAAATCATTCTCGGTTATTTGATCATGTTGATCAGCGTGGGCATTTCCATCGCCGTGCTTAACGGCAGGATGAACTCCATGGATAAGGAAATCAATTTCATTAACAATCACGACATGGCGGTTCATGATTTGACTAATCAGATCGAAGCCGACGTATTGGATTTGGAGACGGGACAGCGAGGGTATGCCATCACGGGGGAAGAGACTTATATCGCTCCGTACACGGCGGCTCAGTCGGAGTGGCTGGCCGATTACAGCGCGCTGTACCAGCTCGTTGCGGACAATCCAAGCCAGCAAAGCTATTTGCGCGAGATTAGAACGAACGTAGAGAAGTGGATCGAGGTTGCGGGAGATCCCGTCATCGCGTTGGTGAAGTCGGGCGATAAGGCGGAAGCGGCGCAATTCTTCCGGCTGGATCCGGGCAAAAAAATCATCGATACGCTGCGCTTCCAGCTGGCCGATTTCATGAGCGTCGAGAAGGGATTGACGCAGAAGCGGATCGACGACCTGGACGAGAAGAATTCGAGCTTCAAAATCGGCCTCTATATCATGCTGCTCATCGTAACCGTGCTGGCCATCGCGGTCTCTCTCGTTATCTCCGGGACGATCGTGCGGAGCATCAAACAGGTGATCAAGGCAATCAACGATATCGCCAATTTCGAAGGAAAACAGGAACTGAAGCGCATCGACGTAAGAACCCGCGACGAGGTGAGCGATCTATGCGTGGCGGCGAACGGCTTGCTGGAAGCGCAGGAGAGGGCCAATTGGCTCCAGTCCGGCATTGCCGAGATCGCGGTTTCCACGCAAGGCGTTTCGCATGTGAATGAGATGGCCCAGGCCTTCATGGCGAGAACCGCCCTGCTGCTGGGGGCGGCCTACGGCGTATTCTACGTCCGGCGGGAGGACAAGCTGGTGCGCATTGCTTCTTATGCGGCGTCGGGTTCGCCGGTCGGCATGAACGAGTTTGCTCTCGGCGAAGGAATCATCGGCCAGAGCGCGCTCGAGAAGCGGGCGTTTCTGCTGAACGACGTGCCTGAACACCATATTCGAATCGCGACGGGGTTAGGCGAATCCGCGCCTTCGAGCATTCTTGTATTCCCGGTCGAATTCGAGGGCAGGGTCGAAGGCGTGGTGGAGTTTGCGTCGCTGCATCCGTTTACGCCGCTGCACAAGCAGTTGATCGAACAGAGCCGCGGGAATACGGGCACGGCGCTGAACAACGTCAAAGCGCAGATGGAAGTGGCGAGGCTGCTGGAGGAAGCGCAGACGCTGACCGAGGAGCTTCAGGCGCAAACGGAGGAGCTGCAGCAGCAGTCGGAAGAACTCCAGGCGCAGTCCGAAGAAATGTTCGCGCAGCAGGAGGAACTCCGCACGTCCAACGATTCGTTGAAATTCTCGGAGGAACGATTGCAGCGTCAGCAGGAGGAGCTGGAAGACAGCAACGAGGAGCTGGCTAAGCGGTCGCAGCGGCTGGAATCGCAGATGCGGCAGGCTGAAGCGTTCAACCAGCAAATCGAGCAGCAAAACGCGGTCCTGGCCAAACAGGCGAAGGATCTGTCGGAGGCCTCCCGATACAAATCGGAGTTTCTGGCCAACATGTCGCATGAGCTCCGGACGCCATTGAACAGCCTGTTGATCCTATCCCAGATGCTGGCGGACAACAAGCTTGGCAACCTGCAGCCGAAGCAGGTGGAATTCGCGAATACGATTCATTCCTCCGGTACGGATCTGCTTCGCTTGATCGATGAAATTCTCGATTTGTCCAAGGTGGAGGCCGGGCAGATGAAGATCGAGATGGAGCCGGTCTGCCTGGCCGATGTCAGGGAAAGCCTGCTGCGCAGCTATGAACCGCTGGCCGCCAAGAAGGGCATCGCTTTCGGCGTGGAGCTGCAGCAAGGTCTGCCTGAATCGGTATACACGGACGGTCACCGATTGCAGCAAATTTTGAAGAATCTGCTGTCCAACGCATTCAAATTCACGCATCGGGGCTATGTCACGCTTCGCGTGCATCGGATGGATGAACCGGCCGCCGGTACTGCGGGTCGCGCGGAGCATGC
It encodes:
- a CDS encoding cold-shock protein, with the translated sequence MQTGTVKWFNAEKGFGFIEVEGGNDVFVHFSAIVGEGFKTLDEGQRVEFNVVQGNRGPQAENVVKL
- a CDS encoding AI-2E family transporter; protein product: MSLQKGFFRVCLGIIALLLIVYLTAKISFIFKPLLTIFNILIVPFMLAGFCFYLLRPIVSFMVKHRVPKMAAILLIYLIVAALLSLFVGVVWPTLQLQLENFVKGAPQLIEGFKDQLNRLQDNRLLSSFAGDKTDLSTKLSAYLNDAITAASNYVSSVVSVVTNFVIIIATVPIILYYLLKESDHIPSSILHVIPRRYRKDGQDVLADIDDALSGFIVGRVIITCLLAIMLYIGFLIIGLPYSLLLAIVAFFLNIIPYIGQFLGAIPTIIVAFTVSPTMVFWVVVVTVAAQLIESNVLSPSIYGRRLDIHPLTTIVLLLVAGDIAGFLGVILAIPAYMVVKIIIVRIYRLFLAEKVEDLVD
- a CDS encoding response regulator translates to MWKNARFTVRSKIILGYLIMLISVGISIAVLNGRMNSMDKEINFINNHDMAVHDLTNQIEADVLDLETGQRGYAITGEETYIAPYTAAQSEWLADYSALYQLVADNPSQQSYLREIRTNVEKWIEVAGDPVIALVKSGDKAEAAQFFRLDPGKKIIDTLRFQLADFMSVEKGLTQKRIDDLDEKNSSFKIGLYIMLLIVTVLAIAVSLVISGTIVRSIKQVIKAINDIANFEGKQELKRIDVRTRDEVSDLCVAANGLLEAQERANWLQSGIAEIAVSTQGVSHVNEMAQAFMARTALLLGAAYGVFYVRREDKLVRIASYAASGSPVGMNEFALGEGIIGQSALEKRAFLLNDVPEHHIRIATGLGESAPSSILVFPVEFEGRVEGVVEFASLHPFTPLHKQLIEQSRGNTGTALNNVKAQMEVARLLEEAQTLTEELQAQTEELQQQSEELQAQSEEMFAQQEELRTSNDSLKFSEERLQRQQEELEDSNEELAKRSQRLESQMRQAEAFNQQIEQQNAVLAKQAKDLSEASRYKSEFLANMSHELRTPLNSLLILSQMLADNKLGNLQPKQVEFANTIHSSGTDLLRLIDEILDLSKVEAGQMKIEMEPVCLADVRESLLRSYEPLAAKKGIAFGVELQQGLPESVYTDGHRLQQILKNLLSNAFKFTHRGYVTLRVHRMDEPAAGTAGRAEHAGVATGANGASGATGAGGAKKPGGFVAFSVIDTGIGIPAGKKEVIFEAFQQADGSTSRKYGGTGLGLTISRELSALIGGHIAIESEEGAGSAFTLYLPEGMEEAAAHSARKEAGAAAQIAEAFEAATEPESHRKEGLLAPSIEWTNPELLTPSSLADDRDAIRPGDRVLLIIEDDIHFAKILLDMARAHHFKALVALEGDKGLGLAHAYKPDGILLDIQVPVIDGWMILERLKQHSELRHIPVHVISVVDEPQKGLTMGAMAFLRKPVNKTHIEQALSRVESFMRRDLKRLLIVEDDIVLRDRMVELIGHDDVLITAVSTGHEALEELQREQFDCMVLDLGLSDIGGFELLDRIRRSDRLKQLPIIIYTGRDLDMREELELKKYAESIIIKNVKSQERLFDETALFLHRVKADLPEDRRQILDRLYDNEAAFDGKRLLLVEDDIRNIFALSNMLESYNMRISFAESGREAVELLERDPDFDLILMDIMMPEMDGYEAMKAIRAMPRFEKLPIIALTAKAMKEDRQRCLDAGASDYISKPIDTEKLLSLLKVWLYT